In candidate division Zixibacteria bacterium HGW-Zixibacteria-1, the genomic window GAAAAAGAAATAATGGGCCTGAAAAGTTATCCGGATTTGGAGTCGGTTCCGGAAAAGATTGACATTGTTGACGTTTTCCGACGACCGTCAGAGGCGGTCAATATTGTCGAACAGGCCATTACCTGCGGAGCCGGAGCAGTCTGGCTTCAGGAATCGGTGGTTTCGCCCGAGGCTTTCCACCTGGGCGAGAAGGCGGGATTGATGATGGTTATGGACAGGTGTATTTATAAGGAACACTGCCGTCTCGTCAAAGGATAATCGGGGGCAATTATGGATACCTATGATATAATATTCCTTCTGGCTTTTTTGGTTATCTGGTTTATTCTGGTGAAAATAGTCCTGCCAAAAATCGGTGTTCCGACCTGAATGGGGCCATCATGCGATGTCCAGTTGGGCAAAAACAAAAAGAAAAACCTGGCCGATAAGTCGAAGACCGATAATCCATAAATGCATCCAAAAGCGCCGTCAGATATTGACTTTCGCCCATTACGGCGTTAAATATATAGATGAAGAGGCTTAAATTAAATGCCGATAGGTTAAATGATGAGGCCAAATAACCCATATTATCAAAATACGGGCGGATTTCAAATCGGACCGGGATCACTAAGTCCGATTATTAGATACCTGTTAATAGTCAATGGGCTGGTCTATCTGATCCAGAATTTCACGGCGGCCGGTCTGGCGGGAACGTTTGGTCTTACGCCGGCGCTTTTTTACCGGGAATTTCCAAACTACACCTTTCAAATATTCACGTACATGTTTTTGCATGCCGGTTTTTTTCATATTTTCTTTAACATGTTTGCGCTGTGGATGTTTGGGACGGAAATCGAGTATCGGTGGGGGTCGCGGTCTTTTCTGAAATTTTAC contains:
- a CDS encoding CoA-binding protein, coding for MPAYGENSGGWKNPSSEDIRKLLDNSGTIAVVGLSSNPERPSFRVGGYLVQKGYRVIPINPGEKEIMGLKSYPDLESVPEKIDIVDVFRRPSEAVNIVEQAITCGAGAVWLQESVVSPEAFHLGEKAGLMMVMDRCIYKEHCRLVKG